The following are encoded in a window of Bradyrhizobium sp. WBOS07 genomic DNA:
- a CDS encoding methyl-accepting chemotaxis protein codes for MRTNLPVTAIEYPVTDDTLIVSHTDTKGKLTYFNDQFVEASGFSEAELMGQPHNIIRHPDMPPVAFENLWATLEQGKPWSGAVKNRRKNGDFYWVLATASPIRQDGQIVGYSSIRTKLPADQRAEAEQVYAMIRENKPHDYRLDAGMLRRRSLLDRLAIFTGTLNARLVTLVTILSLFLLAIGVMGLQGTRQSNSRLKSIYEDRAVPLAQLFEINDRMRDNTVLLFEAAANGRAGKPVEEIAAKVNANLEKVGKSWAEYMATYLTPEEKSVADSFTPKRVNYVEQGLKPALTLSAERKYDELAILLAGRARELYQAARADLDRLVAIQVKEAKAEYDVAEYEYGWLVGAALALLVASIAIGGLVSRQTIRAIVRPLQRLNDAMLSINQGKLDNRIVVERDDELGVALRNLQTLQASVRFDRDELKATERRAAAQRKIEMNKLAGSFESAVGEIIETVSSASTELEASANTLTSTAERGEKLATMVATASEEASTNVQSVASATEELSSSVNEIGRQVQESARMANEAVEQARLTDQKVGELSKAAARIGDVVELITTIAGQTNLLALNATIEAARAGEAGRGFAVVASEVKALAEQTAKATGEISQQISGIQGATQDSVNAIKTIGSTIKSLSEISSTIAAAVEEQGAATQEIARNVQQAAQGTHQVSSNIADVQRGATETGSASTQVLSAAQALSTDSNRLRTEVGRFLDSVRAA; via the coding sequence ATGCGGACCAATCTTCCGGTCACGGCCATCGAATATCCAGTTACCGACGATACCCTCATCGTTTCTCACACCGATACGAAAGGGAAGCTGACCTACTTCAACGATCAGTTCGTCGAAGCCTCCGGATTTTCTGAAGCCGAGTTGATGGGGCAGCCTCACAACATTATCCGCCATCCGGATATGCCGCCGGTGGCCTTCGAAAATCTGTGGGCCACGCTTGAGCAAGGCAAGCCATGGTCGGGCGCCGTGAAGAACCGGCGCAAGAACGGCGACTTCTACTGGGTGTTGGCGACCGCCTCTCCCATTCGGCAGGACGGACAGATCGTCGGATACAGCTCCATCCGCACCAAGCTGCCCGCCGACCAGCGCGCCGAGGCGGAGCAGGTGTATGCGATGATCCGCGAGAACAAGCCGCACGATTACAGGCTGGATGCCGGCATGCTTCGCCGGCGTTCCCTTCTCGATCGATTGGCCATCTTCACCGGCACACTCAACGCGCGCCTGGTTACGCTCGTCACCATCCTCTCGCTGTTTCTGCTGGCGATCGGCGTCATGGGCCTGCAGGGCACGCGGCAGAGCAATTCGCGGCTGAAATCGATCTACGAAGACCGTGCGGTGCCGCTGGCCCAGCTCTTTGAGATCAATGACCGGATGAGAGACAACACGGTGCTGCTGTTCGAGGCGGCCGCCAACGGGCGGGCCGGAAAGCCGGTCGAGGAGATTGCAGCCAAGGTCAATGCCAACTTGGAGAAGGTCGGAAAGTCCTGGGCTGAATACATGGCGACCTATCTGACGCCGGAAGAAAAGAGCGTTGCCGACAGCTTCACGCCCAAGCGCGTGAATTACGTCGAGCAAGGCCTGAAGCCGGCGCTGACGCTCTCGGCCGAGCGCAAGTATGATGAGCTCGCTATTCTGCTGGCCGGGCGGGCGCGCGAACTGTACCAGGCGGCGAGGGCCGACCTCGACAGGCTTGTGGCGATCCAGGTCAAGGAAGCCAAGGCGGAATACGATGTGGCCGAGTACGAATATGGCTGGCTGGTCGGCGCTGCGCTTGCGCTGCTGGTAGCGAGCATTGCCATCGGCGGGCTCGTCAGCCGGCAAACCATCCGTGCCATCGTCCGCCCGCTTCAACGCCTGAACGATGCCATGCTCAGCATCAACCAGGGTAAGCTCGACAACCGCATCGTCGTCGAGCGAGACGACGAGCTCGGCGTGGCTCTTCGAAATCTGCAGACGTTGCAGGCCAGCGTTCGTTTTGATCGCGACGAGCTGAAGGCGACCGAGAGGCGGGCGGCGGCCCAGCGCAAGATAGAGATGAACAAGCTTGCCGGCAGTTTCGAAAGCGCGGTGGGCGAGATCATCGAGACCGTCTCGTCGGCCTCGACGGAGCTGGAGGCTTCGGCGAACACGCTGACCTCGACCGCTGAGCGCGGAGAGAAGCTCGCAACGATGGTTGCGACGGCTTCCGAGGAGGCCTCCACCAACGTGCAATCCGTCGCGAGCGCGACGGAGGAGCTGTCGTCCTCCGTCAACGAGATCGGCCGGCAGGTCCAGGAATCCGCGCGGATGGCCAATGAAGCAGTCGAGCAGGCGCGCCTCACCGATCAGAAGGTCGGCGAGCTTTCCAAGGCTGCGGCGCGGATCGGCGACGTCGTCGAGCTCATCACCACGATCGCGGGCCAGACCAACCTGCTCGCCTTGAACGCGACGATCGAGGCCGCGCGGGCCGGCGAAGCCGGCCGTGGCTTTGCCGTGGTCGCTTCCGAGGTCAAGGCCCTGGCCGAGCAGACCGCCAAGGCCACCGGCGAGATCTCCCAGCAGATTTCCGGCATTCAGGGCGCGACCCAGGACTCGGTCAACGCCATCAAGACGATCGGAAGCACGATCAAGTCCTTGTCGGAGATCTCGTCGACCATCGCTGCGGCGGTCGAGGAGCAGGGCGCCGCGACCCAGGAGATTGCGCGCAACGTCCAGCAGGCTGCACAAGGCACGCACCAGGTCTCGTCGAACATCGCCGACGTCCAGCGCGGGGCGACCGAAACCGGCTCGGCCTCCACGCAGGTGCTCAGCGCGGCGCAAGCGCTTTCAACCGACAGCAATCGGTTGCGAACGGAGGTCGGCCGCTTTCTCGACAGCGTTCGGGCCGCTTGA
- a CDS encoding glutathione binding-like protein: MDLYFSPLACSMATRVALYEAGAEANYLEVDPPTKTVLSDGSDFRTVNPIGLVPTLRTDEGLVLTENAAILQYVADRFPQSGLGASAGIERTRLHQWLCFIGTELHKGLFVTLLDRKAPQDAKAYALEKNLSRLDYLDTYLKGRDFLLDHFSVADAYLVTIINWTMATPPIELAKWPNVKAYYERLRQRPSVAKAIAEEFELYKAELARKKAAA; encoded by the coding sequence ATGGATCTCTATTTCTCGCCGCTCGCCTGCTCGATGGCGACGCGTGTCGCGCTGTACGAAGCCGGCGCCGAGGCGAACTATCTCGAGGTCGACCCGCCGACCAAGACCGTGCTGAGCGACGGCTCCGACTTCCGCACCGTCAATCCGATTGGCCTGGTGCCGACGCTGCGCACCGACGAGGGTCTGGTTCTGACCGAGAATGCGGCGATCCTGCAATACGTCGCCGACCGCTTCCCGCAATCCGGCCTCGGCGCAAGCGCCGGCATCGAGCGCACGCGGCTGCATCAATGGCTCTGCTTCATCGGCACCGAGCTGCACAAGGGTCTGTTCGTCACCCTGCTCGACCGCAAGGCGCCGCAGGACGCCAAGGCCTATGCCCTGGAGAAGAACCTGTCGCGGCTCGACTATCTCGACACTTACCTGAAGGGGCGCGACTTCCTGCTCGATCATTTCAGTGTGGCTGACGCCTATCTCGTCACCATCATCAACTGGACCATGGCGACGCCGCCGATCGAGCTGGCGAAATGGCCGAACGTGAAGGCCTATTACGAGCGCCTGCGCCAGCGCCCCTCGGTCGCAAAGGCGATCGCCGAGGAGTTCGAGCTGTACAAGGCCGAACTCGCACGGAAGAAGGCGGCGGCGTAG
- a CDS encoding TetR/AcrR family transcriptional regulator, with amino-acid sequence MVQKSEPPIATNKPKRRGRPRAYEPDVALGKALDLFRRQGFAATSLDDLSEATGMNRPSLYGAFGDKRELYIKSYQRYREEARASMAAIFREEMPVRQRLERIFASALNIYLSGETGPRGCFTVVTAASEAVGDPEIRAMVLDGLSELDKAFASCFRRAKEKGELPENADPLVLAQIASATVHSIAIRSRARVSRKELEAIVKGAIDLMLGAKE; translated from the coding sequence ATGGTACAAAAATCAGAGCCGCCGATTGCGACCAACAAGCCGAAGCGCCGCGGCCGTCCGCGGGCCTACGAGCCCGATGTCGCGCTCGGCAAGGCGCTGGACCTGTTCCGCAGGCAAGGTTTTGCCGCGACCTCGCTCGACGATTTGAGCGAAGCGACCGGCATGAACCGCCCGAGCCTCTATGGCGCCTTCGGTGACAAGCGGGAGCTCTACATCAAGAGCTATCAGCGCTACCGCGAGGAAGCGCGGGCATCCATGGCCGCGATCTTTCGCGAGGAAATGCCGGTGCGCCAGCGGCTGGAGCGCATCTTCGCCTCGGCGCTGAACATCTATCTGTCCGGCGAGACCGGCCCGCGCGGCTGCTTCACGGTGGTGACGGCGGCATCGGAAGCCGTCGGCGATCCCGAGATCCGCGCCATGGTGCTCGACGGGCTCAGCGAGCTCGACAAGGCCTTTGCGAGCTGCTTCCGCCGCGCCAAGGAGAAGGGCGAGCTGCCGGAAAATGCCGATCCGCTCGTGCTGGCACAGATCGCATCAGCCACCGTCCACAGCATCGCCATCCGTTCCCGCGCCCGCGTCTCGCGCAAGGAGCTGGAGGCCATCGTCAAGGGCGCTATCGATCTGATGCTGGGCGCCAAGGAGTAG
- a CDS encoding methyl-accepting chemotaxis protein, with product MRTRLGLRMRITVALAVTAAATALFAVLGAMWIIAGIIDRADQRELRSHYDALQSRIAEESRRAAAMSAVVAAMPATQDAMAKQDRNALVGLFGPVFAATKSEYGVDQFQFHVAPATSFLRVHQPAKFGDDLSGFRKTVLLANQEHKVVVGLEGGVAGLGIRGVVPIAQGAKHLGTVEFGLTFGQSFLDDFKANRRVDVAFHLADGSGFKLFGGTLKGKSFFDAADYGRAAAGDFTVRQAKLDNTPVAALLGPIKDFSGKPLGAVELVMDNSDYEASADRAWLLAIGIAALGLVLAAIVGYLIARGISRPIISITSVMRELADGHLDVAIPASKANDEVGAMVKAVAVFRDNALRFNELQAEQLKAKEQSEAEKRRTFAALADNFEASIRDVVTTVSSAAVEMEHTARSMSAIVEQSRQQTRAVSSASALASENVQTVAAAAEELSSSMTEISRRLTHATEVVGKAASDGRQSNARVQSLAEAAQKIGDVVSFINGIAGQTNLLALNATIEAARAGEAGRGFAVVASEVKALATQTAKATEEIGAQVTAVQGETSGAVDGIQSICATIQQVDEISAAIAAAVGQQGTATQEIAQNVQQAAARTGEVSQNIAGVTDGIAATGTAAEEVLGSAIELSNQSQRLRDEVDRFLAQIRAA from the coding sequence ATGCGCACGCGCCTCGGCCTCAGGATGCGGATCACGGTTGCCCTCGCGGTGACGGCGGCGGCAACTGCCTTGTTTGCCGTGCTCGGGGCGATGTGGATCATCGCCGGGATCATCGATCGCGCCGATCAGCGCGAGCTGCGCAGCCATTATGATGCCCTTCAGTCGCGCATTGCCGAGGAATCCCGCCGCGCCGCCGCCATGAGCGCCGTCGTGGCCGCGATGCCGGCGACGCAGGACGCGATGGCCAAACAGGACCGCAACGCCCTGGTCGGCCTGTTCGGGCCGGTGTTTGCCGCCACCAAATCCGAGTACGGCGTCGATCAGTTCCAGTTTCATGTGGCGCCGGCGACATCGTTCCTGCGGGTGCATCAGCCAGCCAAATTCGGCGACGACCTCTCCGGCTTCCGCAAGACCGTTCTGCTCGCCAATCAGGAGCATAAGGTGGTAGTCGGGCTCGAAGGCGGCGTCGCCGGGCTCGGCATCCGCGGCGTGGTGCCGATCGCGCAAGGGGCCAAGCATCTCGGCACGGTCGAATTCGGCCTGACCTTCGGCCAATCCTTCCTCGACGATTTCAAGGCGAACCGCCGCGTCGACGTCGCCTTCCATCTTGCCGACGGCTCCGGCTTCAAATTGTTCGGTGGCACGCTGAAGGGCAAGAGCTTCTTCGACGCGGCCGATTATGGCCGCGCCGCCGCTGGCGACTTCACCGTGAGGCAGGCCAAGCTCGACAACACGCCGGTCGCGGCGCTGCTTGGGCCGATCAAGGACTTCTCCGGAAAGCCGCTCGGCGCCGTCGAGCTGGTGATGGACAATTCCGATTACGAAGCTTCGGCCGACCGCGCCTGGCTGCTCGCCATCGGCATCGCCGCGCTCGGCCTCGTGCTGGCCGCGATCGTCGGCTATCTCATCGCCCGCGGCATCTCGCGTCCGATCATCTCCATCACGTCCGTCATGCGCGAGCTGGCCGATGGACACCTCGACGTCGCCATTCCGGCCAGCAAGGCCAATGACGAGGTCGGCGCGATGGTGAAGGCGGTGGCGGTGTTCCGCGACAATGCACTGCGCTTCAACGAGCTTCAGGCCGAGCAGCTGAAGGCCAAGGAACAATCCGAAGCGGAGAAGCGGCGGACCTTCGCCGCGCTTGCCGACAATTTCGAGGCCAGCATCCGCGACGTCGTCACCACGGTGTCCTCGGCTGCGGTCGAGATGGAGCATACGGCGCGTTCGATGTCGGCCATCGTCGAGCAGTCCCGGCAGCAGACGCGCGCGGTGTCGTCGGCCTCGGCGCTGGCCTCGGAGAACGTGCAGACCGTCGCGGCCGCAGCGGAGGAGCTGTCCTCATCCATGACCGAGATCAGCCGCCGCCTCACCCATGCGACCGAGGTGGTCGGCAAGGCCGCCAGCGACGGTCGGCAGTCGAATGCACGCGTGCAGAGCCTGGCGGAAGCCGCACAGAAGATCGGCGACGTCGTCTCCTTCATCAACGGCATCGCCGGCCAGACCAATCTGCTGGCGCTGAACGCGACGATCGAAGCGGCGCGCGCGGGCGAAGCCGGCCGCGGCTTTGCCGTGGTCGCTTCCGAGGTCAAGGCGCTGGCGACGCAGACGGCGAAGGCGACCGAGGAGATCGGCGCTCAGGTCACCGCGGTGCAGGGCGAAACATCGGGCGCGGTGGATGGCATCCAGTCGATCTGCGCGACGATACAGCAGGTCGACGAGATCTCCGCGGCGATTGCCGCTGCCGTCGGCCAGCAGGGCACGGCGACGCAGGAGATCGCTCAGAACGTCCAGCAGGCGGCCGCCCGCACCGGCGAGGTCTCGCAGAACATCGCGGGCGTCACCGACGGCATCGCAGCCACCGGCACGGCGGCGGAGGAAGTGCTGGGTTCGGCGATCGAGCTGTCGAACCAATCGCAGCGGCTGCGGGACGAGGTGGATCGCTTCCTGGCACAAATCCGCGCGGCGTAA
- a CDS encoding glyoxylate/hydroxypyruvate reductase A: protein MTMGTLAVLINSTQQNWLPERWKARFDTVCDGRRVVLLPDAGLDPAEVHYAAVWKPVPGDLAAFTNLRAIFNLGAGVDALMADKSLPDVPLVRVAVPDLTNRMTEYVVLHVLMHHRQELYLRQSQREKRWEPKYQWPASAVTVGVMGLGTLGADAADVLRRLGFRVAGWSRSPRTIDGVECFHGTAGMDAFLRKTDILVCLLPLTPETHGILNRDAFAKLNRNSPLGAPVLINAGRGGLQNEADILACLDDGTLGAASLDVFVQEPLAADSRFWTHPKVVLTPHNAADTDADAISAYVAEQIARFEAGGALENVVDRARGY, encoded by the coding sequence ATGACCATGGGTACACTGGCCGTCCTGATCAACAGCACGCAGCAGAACTGGCTGCCGGAGCGTTGGAAGGCCCGGTTCGACACGGTCTGCGATGGTCGCCGCGTGGTGCTGCTGCCCGATGCCGGGCTCGATCCGGCCGAGGTGCACTATGCCGCGGTATGGAAGCCGGTGCCGGGCGATCTGGCCGCCTTCACCAATCTGCGGGCGATCTTCAACCTCGGCGCCGGCGTTGACGCGCTGATGGCGGACAAGAGCCTGCCTGACGTGCCGCTGGTCCGCGTCGCGGTGCCCGATCTCACCAACCGCATGACCGAATATGTCGTGCTGCATGTGCTGATGCACCACCGCCAGGAGCTCTATCTCCGGCAATCACAGCGCGAGAAGCGCTGGGAGCCGAAATATCAGTGGCCGGCGAGCGCAGTGACGGTCGGCGTCATGGGGCTGGGAACGCTGGGAGCCGACGCCGCCGACGTGCTGCGGCGGCTCGGCTTCCGTGTCGCCGGCTGGAGCCGCAGCCCGCGCACGATCGACGGTGTCGAATGCTTCCATGGCACTGCGGGCATGGATGCCTTCCTGCGCAAGACCGACATCCTGGTCTGCCTGCTGCCGCTGACGCCGGAGACGCACGGCATCCTCAACCGCGACGCCTTCGCAAAGCTCAACCGCAACAGCCCGCTCGGCGCGCCCGTGCTGATCAATGCCGGCCGCGGCGGCCTGCAGAACGAAGCCGACATCCTGGCCTGCCTCGATGACGGCACGCTGGGCGCCGCCTCGCTCGACGTCTTCGTGCAGGAGCCGCTCGCAGCGGACAGCCGGTTCTGGACCCACCCCAAGGTGGTGCTGACGCCGCACAACGCAGCCGACACCGATGCCGACGCGATCTCGGCCTATGTCGCCGAGCAGATCGCGCGGTTCGAGGCGGGCGGCGCTCTGGAGAACGTGGTGGACCGGGCGCGGGGATATTAG
- a CDS encoding YciI family protein yields the protein MLYAILCYHDEDFVGSWSKEQDEAVMKKLAVVQEKLTSQGRLGPVARLLPTTAAATLRKEDPPLVLDGPYAETKEQLLGFYIVDCKNLDEALDVARDLGAANPGGAYEVRPVGVFRPGGNLT from the coding sequence ATGCTCTATGCCATCCTTTGCTATCACGATGAGGACTTCGTCGGCTCCTGGAGCAAGGAGCAGGACGAGGCCGTGATGAAGAAGCTCGCCGTGGTGCAGGAGAAGCTCACGAGCCAAGGTCGGCTTGGGCCCGTGGCGCGGCTGCTGCCGACCACGGCGGCGGCGACCTTGCGCAAGGAGGACCCGCCCTTGGTGCTCGACGGCCCCTATGCCGAGACCAAGGAGCAGCTGCTCGGCTTCTACATCGTCGATTGCAAGAATCTCGACGAGGCCCTCGACGTCGCGCGCGATCTCGGCGCCGCCAATCCCGGCGGTGCCTATGAGGTGCGCCCCGTCGGCGTATTCCGGCCCGGAGGAAACCTGACGTGA
- a CDS encoding RNA polymerase sigma factor — protein MSEADTAWIETALTSARPQAVGALLRYFRDLDTAEEAFQNACLRALKTWPQNGPPRDPAAWLIMVGRNVAIDEVRRTRRQQPLPEDDQAISDLDDAEGALAERLDGSHYRDDILRLMFICCHPQLPATQQIALALRIVSGLTVKQIARAFLVSEAAMEQRITRAKAKVAEAGTPFEAPGAVERSERLAGVAAMIYLIFNEGYSASGDTAEIRKPLCEEAIRLARLLLRLFPSEPEIMGLTALILLQHARSAARFAGDGTLILLDDQDRSLWNGTMIAEGLALIDKAMRHRRSGPYQIQAAIAALHARASAPEQTDWAQIDLLYGALEVVQPSPVVTLNRAVAVSKVRGPQAALDLIEPLASKLANYFHFYGVRGAFLMQLGRNDEARIAFDRAIALANTSAEAAHIRMHLDRLIRDSQPKQPNGGTRQGAKAT, from the coding sequence GTGAGCGAGGCCGACACCGCCTGGATCGAGACTGCGCTGACCTCGGCGCGACCCCAGGCGGTCGGCGCGCTGCTGCGCTATTTCCGCGACCTCGACACGGCCGAGGAGGCCTTCCAGAACGCGTGTCTGCGCGCGCTGAAGACCTGGCCGCAGAATGGTCCGCCGCGCGATCCTGCGGCCTGGCTGATCATGGTCGGCCGCAACGTCGCCATCGACGAGGTGCGACGCACGCGCAGGCAGCAGCCGCTGCCCGAGGACGACCAGGCGATCTCCGATCTCGACGACGCCGAGGGTGCGCTGGCCGAGCGGCTCGACGGCTCGCACTACCGCGACGACATCCTGCGGCTGATGTTCATCTGCTGCCATCCGCAATTGCCGGCGACGCAGCAGATCGCGCTGGCGCTGCGCATCGTCTCGGGCCTGACCGTGAAGCAGATCGCGCGCGCCTTCCTGGTCTCGGAGGCGGCGATGGAGCAGCGCATCACCCGTGCGAAGGCGAAGGTCGCCGAGGCGGGGACGCCGTTCGAGGCGCCCGGCGCGGTCGAGCGCTCAGAGCGCCTCGCCGGCGTCGCGGCGATGATCTATTTGATCTTCAACGAGGGCTATTCGGCGAGCGGCGACACCGCCGAGATCAGAAAGCCGCTCTGCGAGGAGGCGATCCGGCTGGCACGGCTGCTGCTGCGGTTGTTTCCAAGCGAGCCGGAGATCATGGGGCTGACCGCGCTCATCCTGTTGCAGCATGCGCGCAGCGCCGCGCGCTTCGCCGGGGACGGCACGCTGATCCTGCTCGACGATCAGGACCGTTCATTGTGGAACGGGACCATGATCGCGGAGGGCCTTGCCTTGATCGACAAGGCGATGCGCCATCGCCGCAGCGGGCCCTACCAGATCCAGGCCGCGATCGCCGCGCTGCATGCCCGCGCGTCGGCACCGGAGCAGACCGACTGGGCGCAGATCGACCTGCTCTATGGCGCGCTCGAAGTCGTGCAGCCCTCTCCCGTGGTCACCCTCAACCGCGCGGTCGCGGTCTCCAAGGTGCGGGGGCCGCAAGCCGCGCTCGATCTGATCGAGCCGCTGGCTTCGAAGCTTGCCAATTACTTCCATTTCTACGGCGTGCGCGGCGCCTTCCTGATGCAGCTCGGCCGCAACGACGAAGCCCGCATCGCCTTCGACCGCGCCATTGCGCTGGCCAACACGTCGGCGGAAGCCGCCCATATCCGCATGCATCTCGATCGCCTGATCCGGGACAGCCAGCCGAAGCAACCCAACGGCGGCACGAGGCAGGGTGCGAAGGCGACATAG
- a CDS encoding SRPBCC family protein, whose product MLKAIAIIAILLVAGLAGVLVFALTKPDTLRVERSLAVKAPAGAIYPEVADFRRWTGWSPYENRDPAMKRSFGGPAEGKGATYAWDGNNNVGAGRMEILEANGPSKLRIKLDFERPFEGHNTAEFTFVPQGDATLVTWAMYGPAPFISKIMQVFINMDSMIGKDFEAGLASLKQLTEKH is encoded by the coding sequence ATGCTGAAAGCCATTGCCATCATCGCCATCCTGCTCGTCGCCGGACTTGCGGGCGTCCTCGTCTTCGCGCTGACGAAACCCGACACCCTCCGCGTCGAGCGTAGCCTCGCGGTGAAGGCGCCGGCCGGTGCGATCTATCCGGAGGTCGCCGATTTCCGCCGCTGGACCGGCTGGTCCCCCTATGAGAACCGCGATCCCGCCATGAAGCGCAGTTTCGGTGGACCTGCGGAAGGCAAGGGCGCGACCTATGCCTGGGACGGCAACAACAATGTCGGCGCCGGCCGTATGGAGATCCTCGAGGCGAACGGGCCGTCCAAGCTTCGCATCAAGCTCGATTTCGAACGGCCGTTCGAGGGGCACAATACCGCCGAGTTCACCTTTGTGCCGCAAGGCGATGCCACTCTGGTCACATGGGCGATGTACGGTCCGGCTCCGTTCATATCCAAGATCATGCAGGTCTTCATCAACATGGACAGCATGATCGGCAAGGATTTCGAGGCCGGTCTCGCCAGCCTGAAGCAGCTGACCGAGAAGCACTAA
- a CDS encoding VOC family protein, translating to MLNPYLFYQDTCEAAFNHYAKVLGGKIDAMMRSSDAPPDMPAAPGRENMIMHARMSLPDGSVLMASDVPPEHFSKPQGFSISFTVKDPADGERKFNALAEGGSVTMPFSKTFWAKGFGMCVDKFGIPWMVNCPEEM from the coding sequence ATGCTCAATCCGTATCTGTTCTATCAGGACACTTGCGAAGCGGCGTTCAATCACTACGCGAAGGTTCTCGGCGGCAAGATCGACGCGATGATGCGCTCGTCGGACGCGCCGCCGGACATGCCCGCGGCGCCCGGCCGCGAGAACATGATCATGCATGCACGGATGTCGCTGCCCGACGGCAGCGTGCTGATGGCGTCCGACGTGCCGCCGGAGCATTTCAGCAAGCCGCAAGGCTTTTCGATCTCGTTCACGGTCAAGGATCCCGCCGATGGCGAGCGCAAGTTCAACGCGCTCGCCGAGGGCGGCTCCGTCACCATGCCGTTCAGCAAGACCTTCTGGGCCAAGGGCTTCGGCATGTGCGTCGACAAGTTCGGCATTCCCTGGATGGTGAATTGTCCGGAAGAAATGTGA
- a CDS encoding SDR family NAD(P)-dependent oxidoreductase yields the protein MPPALQKVALVTGAARGIGVATAKKFLAEGWRVALLDIEGELLGRAVAEINQSEATLALTCDVSDAAAVSDAMAEVERRFGRLDALVNNAGIAVFAPLMETSEADWRRVLEVNLTGPFVCTKAAVPLMREGHGGAIVNITSISAVRASTLRSAYGTSKAGLAHLTKQLAVELASLNIRVNAVAPGPVDTAMAKQVHTKEIRADYHDAIPLNRYGLEEELAEAIYFLCSASASYITGQILAVDGGFDAAGIGLPTLRGQRRNG from the coding sequence ATGCCCCCTGCCCTGCAAAAAGTCGCCCTCGTCACCGGAGCCGCGCGCGGCATCGGGGTCGCGACCGCGAAGAAGTTTCTGGCCGAGGGTTGGCGTGTGGCGCTGCTCGACATCGAGGGCGAGCTGCTCGGCCGGGCGGTCGCTGAGATCAACCAGAGCGAGGCGACGCTGGCGCTGACCTGCGACGTCTCGGACGCCGCCGCAGTGAGCGATGCGATGGCGGAGGTCGAGCGCCGGTTCGGCCGGCTCGATGCGCTCGTCAACAATGCCGGCATCGCGGTGTTCGCGCCGCTGATGGAAACATCCGAGGCCGATTGGCGCCGCGTCCTCGAGGTCAACCTCACCGGCCCCTTCGTCTGCACCAAGGCGGCCGTGCCCTTGATGCGCGAGGGCCATGGCGGGGCCATCGTCAACATCACCTCGATCTCGGCGGTGCGCGCCTCGACGCTGCGCTCGGCCTACGGCACCAGCAAGGCCGGGCTCGCGCATCTGACCAAGCAGCTCGCGGTCGAGCTTGCCTCGCTCAACATCCGCGTCAACGCGGTCGCGCCGGGGCCGGTCGACACGGCGATGGCGAAGCAGGTGCATACCAAGGAGATCCGCGCCGACTATCACGACGCCATTCCGCTCAACCGCTACGGCCTGGAGGAGGAGCTTGCGGAAGCGATCTACTTCCTGTGCTCGGCAAGTGCGAGCTACATCACCGGCCAAATTTTGGCCGTTGATGGCGGCTTCGATGCAGCCGGCATCGGCCTGCCGACGCTGCGCGGTCAGAGGCGGAACGGGTAG
- a CDS encoding YciI family protein, with product MRFMMLMIPLGYEAAPPDVQLDPERVAAMMRYNEALKDAGVLITLDGLHPPSMGARVSFATGEPIVTDGPFAEAKEVLGGYWMIEVASRAEAIAWAKQCPASPNEIIEIRQVQELADFPPDVQAAAAGFDDLKT from the coding sequence ATGCGATTCATGATGTTGATGATCCCGCTCGGTTACGAAGCCGCGCCGCCGGACGTCCAGCTCGATCCCGAGCGGGTCGCGGCGATGATGCGCTACAACGAGGCGCTGAAGGACGCAGGCGTGCTGATCACGCTCGACGGCCTGCATCCGCCGTCGATGGGCGCACGGGTTTCGTTTGCGACCGGCGAGCCCATCGTCACCGACGGCCCATTCGCCGAGGCCAAGGAAGTCCTGGGCGGATATTGGATGATCGAGGTTGCCTCGCGGGCCGAGGCGATTGCCTGGGCAAAGCAGTGCCCGGCCTCGCCGAACGAAATCATCGAGATCCGGCAGGTGCAGGAGCTGGCCGACTTTCCGCCCGACGTGCAGGCCGCCGCGGCCGGTTTCGACGACCTGAAGACATAG
- a CDS encoding YciI family protein: MSTEHKFLAVYLGSMSGEKMKAWHAMPEAERKAREREGMAAWHGWVEKHKDVIVELGGPLGKTRRIDGSGITEISNALTGFTVVRAASQEEAAKLFENHPHFAIFPGEAIEVMPVLPIPQM, translated from the coding sequence ATGAGCACCGAACACAAATTCCTCGCCGTCTATCTCGGCAGCATGAGCGGCGAAAAGATGAAGGCCTGGCACGCGATGCCCGAGGCCGAACGGAAGGCCAGAGAGCGCGAGGGCATGGCCGCCTGGCATGGCTGGGTCGAGAAGCACAAGGACGTCATCGTCGAGCTGGGCGGCCCGCTCGGCAAGACCCGCAGGATCGACGGAAGCGGCATCACCGAGATCAGCAACGCACTGACCGGCTTCACGGTGGTGCGCGCTGCCTCGCAAGAGGAGGCTGCCAAGCTGTTCGAGAACCATCCGCACTTTGCCATCTTCCCGGGCGAGGCGATCGAGGTCATGCCCGTCTTGCCGATTCCGCAGATGTAG